The genomic region ggatacatattttttatttagtgacgatgaaatatattattgtttgatTTAGTGACGTATTTAGTTTTGATTTATTGACGatgaaacattttgttttgatttgttgacTATGAAATGTatcttgtattttgttttgatttattgACTCTGAAATGTatcttgtattttgttttgatttgttgacGATGAAATGTatcttgtattttgttttgatttgttgacGATGAAATGTatcttgtattttgttttgatttgttgacGATGAAATGTatcttgtattttgttttgatttattgACTATGAAATGTatcttgtattttgttttgatttgttgacgatgaaacatattttgttttgatttgttgacgatgaaacatattttgttttgatttcttgacgatgaaatgtgttttgttttgatttgttgacgatgaaacatattttgttttgatttgttgacgatgaaatgtattttgatttGGTGATGaggatacatattttttatttagtgacgatgaaacatattttgttcTGATTTGGTGACCATGAAGCCTAATTTTCCTGCTTCTTTTCTTGGCGGGTGGTATGATATCATTTGTTCCTGTTGATGTGATTGTATATCTCAGTGGCGGCCCTGTACTAGTGTACATCACAGATCCATACCAGCGCTCATGTTGGTATAGTTTATCCTGGTGACGACATTTTGTCCTGTCTACAACGTTactaatatatttgataaatgttatttacataacaatataacaacTCTTCTTATTTTACACATCCACTTGTAATCTagtttgataataaaaaaaccaGTTTGTAATTCAACATTCACTACTTTCTTTGGGTGAGTGGAGTCGCATCGCTGGTTTTATATTGCTTTGATTGATTGAAGTGAAGAAGCTTGGCTAACTTAGTTCAACTAACTTAGTTTAATGTCATCGgatatttcaaaaacatttcaatGTGCAATTCAATATACTTTTAGAGCAAAGTtagaaatatcaaaaacaatatgTGACACTTCTCGTTTAAGAAATGATGCtagttattgttttaataaGGATAATTATGCGATGAGGCATTTGGTGGGAAATATccctacatgtatatcatacatgaaCGTCTGGTAACGAGAACATTGGATAGCAATAGTATGGTGCCAAATATGTGTCAGAACTCTTTCGTACATCAGTACAGAGGAGCATGTATCTAATAGCCGTCGCCATGAAACATCGCCCCGAGAATGTTGATGGGGAAGATTCCACAATCACAGGCAAGCGAAAGGAAACACTTTCTTATCTACAATTCAGTGCGAAAAGATTAGCCATCTTCCACAAGGCTGCTGATATTTATTGTACATCTGCTTACCAATACGACCTCATTAGAGATCGCATAGGGTCGTCTATAGATACAAATTGATGTACAATATACGAGTTAATGATTTCATTATTGGATCGTTAGAGGGGAATtgcttgtttatttgtttacttatCGGGGtttatcaacatataaacaGTCGTAGGGCGATGTGCCCTTGTAAAAGCTGGcagctacctcactgaacaaatAACTGGAGGCCCGTCGTATGCTATCCAGGGGGGCGTGGGTAATCTCCCTTGGGGGACCTATCGCGACATCATATCACTGATCTGTCACCTTAACTTCATGTAAAACGCAAACCGAATCGGATAAACTACACACCTCGGATCGGTACCTTAGTTGCATAAGGTGATCCCTACAATGTAAAATATGGAAATCGAATGACTATCGATACTAATAACACAAAACGGTAGAATTAGGCACGTGAATGGTGTCGTTCACCACAAAACGGTAGAATTAGGCACGTGAATGGTGTCGTTCACAACAAAACGGTATAATTAGGCACGTGAATGGTGTCGTTCACCACAAAACGGTAGAATTAGGCACGTGAATGGTGTCGTTCACCACAAAACGGTAGAGCTAAAAGCGCGTGAAAAGAGTTACTGTGAGACAGTTAGTGACGTCACAAACATGCAAATCAATGTTAGACAATTTTATTGAAATGCCACAATCTGCTATCAAGTAAGACGTGTGTTTGAGAATCATACTATTGACGATTGGTAAGGAACAAACTTGTGAGGTGGTAAATGCATGTGTGACGGCGCTTCTCTGgacagtgtgtgttatatatagggCTGAACATTGTTCATATAAACAGCATGGATGACGGTTGTTGTAGTATTTgacatgtgtttatatacgAGGCTTATCTCCACAGCACGTGGCGTTAGACGTGTATACGATGACGCTTATCTCAATGGTACGCAGTATGTACATTATGCTCGACGCATCCATGACGTCGCCACCAGTAGTATCATTTCTGACATTCCAGCTCGGCGTTTATCTCGCCATGTTTGTATCCCTTCTTAAATATATACGAAAACGATTCGGCAATAACGAAACATAGCATGTAATAAAGAATAGTCACTGGTGGTCCTGGCTTGCTCTGGGACTCATTGCAAATATATATGCTAGAATAGAGAACGAGCAAGATGTCAGTCGCAATCATGCGCACATAAAAGAGTGgctatatgtgtgtattgttcGCAATAATATACGCGTCAGTCTTTATATACACGTGTGAGTCCTTATCGTACCGCGTTATACTGCCAACACTGGTAGGAAATCAAACAAGATATCATCGAATGTTAAACAGTTGTGACAGACGCTGAATATCGTGGCATATCACGTATGCTTCCTGTACGTCTACTACCTGCACATTAGCAGGTACACAggtaatgacgtcattataaaACATACCAATACCCCAAGTACCGTAATGTATACACACAACGCGAAATATAGACAAATAGAACAATGATCCAGGGAACGAGGAAATATACAAATACCCCGAACTTGTGTTTCGTATTTTTTGTAGAACCTGTTTAAACCAAAAGAATGCCGGTATGTAAACGAAATCCCAATTCGCATAAACCTCAAAATAGATAAAACGAGGGCAGGCGTGGAGAAAATATATCGATTTATAGCGAgacatttgaaaacaatcaaGGAGACATGTGTTCCGGAAGAGAAAGCGTCTTCTACTCAATCGACGACACCCGACGACACCCGCGCTATGTAAATCAAGGTCAAACCATGGAAATGTCATGTGTAAGAACCAGGTCGTAAAACAATGTCTAACATAAACCATCAACGTTTGTCTCGTACAATAGAATAATGATGGTCGGTTACAAATGTATGACATAGGCGAGAATACAGCAGAGTCCCATATATTAGTTAACAAGAAGATAAAACAAGTTTTCGTCCCTGTTCGTCaacttatatattttgtatagagTACCACGTAATCGTAAGTTCtcattatgtttattttttttttttttttttttacattatgtatCACATAACGGTTTCTGTCCCgtcaaatgtattgttttatacagCAATGCACTGATTTTGATAAAGAGATTCTATACGAGGAAGCTTTGCGGATTGTCAATGTTGGATTATTGATTGTTTCGTAAGCTTCTggaaaattttgaattaatgaCCCAATACACGCCCTAGGTTTCATCACTCAGTCACTAGTGTTGCTTTACGACATAACACCACGTGCCCTGACGACATACTGGTTATATTTGTCTTGGGAGGTATGGATCTAATTAAACGCATTCATAACTGTAAAACGTACCATAACTGACATATCTATTTAAAGCGAAATTCCAGTAAAACTCTCATCAAAAATACTCCGTAACCCAATGTCTGCGTAATAGATTAGAAAGTTCCAGTGAAATAATCTAAGTTCTAGATATTCTAGATATTGTCCGGTATTTTTCCATATTGCCATGTTATGAATTTCGTAAGTCACATGCgcaataacactattgtgacgtcagtAATAACGCCGCAACACGATTGTATCGTAGATAAAAATGTACCGCAGGAGTATAGAGAAATGATGGAACCTATGGCATGTCAAATTATCTAATGTGTATATCGAGTTCCATATTAAAGTGAGAGGAGTGTTAAATCTTATCTTTTAATCTAGAAATAACCTAACTCGATCAGATCATAATCAATAGACATGTTTACATAAAAACACTTTGTAACTAAGTAGGTGGTATTGATAATTACCTGAAAACGTATCAAGGTTGCCCATATATTCTGACGTGACGAATTGGTGTTTGATTGCAGTTTTGCCAACCCCCATAGCTCCAACAATGGAGACCTGGAACACGTCCTGATCGGGCGCTAACAAGTCCACGACCTTCTCTGGTTTAGGATCTGGCTTACACAATGGCGACTTTGTCCTTTTAGTGCTTTCCGACTTACATAGTGAAGACTGAGAATTACTTAAGCTAGACCGTCGGAACGAGTCCCCTCTGTTTACAATTCCTTTAGAGGAGATTTTGAACGACCGCACTCTCTGTATCTGGTGCGGGGGTTCGGCTGTCAATGCATCAACGTGATCCTGCACCAGAGCAGCTTCCTCGGGACTCATAACATTATCCGGCATACTTTTTCTCCGAATGGATTCGAATTTCACGTGCAGGTATTTCGGTTTTTCTGAGTGTTTAAAAGAGGAAGACCTCGATCCCGGCTCAGAGTTATAACCTTTGGCATCGTGAGATATCTGACGCAGAACTACGATGTCCGGGAGAACAATTTTTGTATTCCTGAGGTCATCAGTAACATCTTTATCCTCGCACCGGATTTCTGGCCGGTCCCGCATGGCTTCGGTATCAATTTTGGTTAGATTCCCAATTAACActtcaacaaaatatttatatataaacacacacagaTGGCCTCTTCGGGCCTTCGCGTAGCTTTCTTAATGAAACTTTTCTGCCGTAACTATATTGTGAGCAAAACTGTCCGGAGTCGGCATTAACATAC from Pecten maximus chromosome 11, xPecMax1.1, whole genome shotgun sequence harbors:
- the LOC117337577 gene encoding GTP-binding protein REM 1-like, encoding MRDRPEIRCEDKDVTDDLRNTKIVLPDIVVLRQISHDAKGYNSEPGSRSSSFKHSEKPKYLHVKFESIRRKSMPDNVMSPEEAALVQDHVDALTAEPPHQIQRVRSFKISSKGIVNRGDSFRRSSLSNSQSSLCKSESTKRTKSPLCKPDPKPEKVVDLLAPDQDVFQVSIVGAMGVGKTAIKHQFVTSEYMGNLDTFSVESGQQTAVPVMLDDEESIVLFTDYDDAEDCDVMANKDAIVLVFSVTDRNSYNFAVDCLLDLRQTLKSNQVIILVANKTDIVRGREVTSEEAKATAEQYRCKYVETSASLNHKIDELLVGVLKQIRLFRKAKGKEKKPDISASASAGGASAPTHESETASKPEETQSESVFKRFFKGLFGRFTKKKDNVDNLYN